Proteins from one Psilocybe cubensis strain MGC-MH-2018 chromosome 11, whole genome shotgun sequence genomic window:
- a CDS encoding Chromatin-remodeling complex subunit ies6 yields MNHYVRAADTGYFGKVYSILHRPPKGGFKKKATGDASNPTSPNPRPFKNPNYTKNVNRRAKNLKAVLGQERERERAEREARRIKREEALKTNPSAAADIPEDAPTYTTIEAPPSVIPHKHLCDITGLEAPYTDPATGLRYHDKSVYEIIKGLSTSIAKDYLSARGVVSIVK; encoded by the exons ATGAATCACTATGTAAGAGCAGCCGACACTGGTTACTTCGGCAAGGTTTACTCAATCTTACACAGGCCTCCTAAAGGCGgattcaagaaaaaggcaaCTGGGGATGCTTCAAATCCCACCTCTCCA AACCCTCGTCCGTTCAAAAATCCGAACTACACCAAGAACGTCAACCGTAGGGCGAAGAACCTTAAGGCAGTCCTTGGGCAGGAGCGAGAGCGTGAGAGAGCAGAGAGGGAGGCAAGGCGTATTAAACGAGAAGAGGCTTTGAAAACGAATCCGAGCGCTGCAGCAGACATTCCGGAGGATGCGCCCACTT ATACCACGATTGAGGCGCCCCCTTCAGTAATACCCCATAAACATCTCTGCGATATTACGGGCCTAGAG GCACCCTATACAGATCCAGCAACTGGCCTCCGCTACCACGATAAAAGCGTTTATGAGATCATAAAAGGGCTG AGTACAAGCATTGCAAAAGACTACTTGTCAG CTCGGGGTGTGGTTTCTATTGTCAAGTAG
- a CDS encoding Pumilio homology domain family member 6 encodes MAALQKTGKKRSAPSQSGPKSKKVHVENSKADKKRSQPVTRPVVTQDSESGTEEELDEVEEPLEEDGLQEADDDQMQVDTQVEQRPKDPNAARESHKAQKIIHEQRRAAKPHSTLLVDAKKVWALARQKNIPTAERTKHIKDLMNVIRGKVTDIVFKHDASRIVQTVVKHGGQKERDEVASELKGKFKDLAQNKYSKFLVTKLIKLCPSHRASILYEFQPYVLRMLLHRESSSVLADSFELYANAYERTILLREFYGKEAGLFSLTSGSEEDKERAKKGLSGVLEGADNERRRRILGAVKDNLATIFNNSDKGAVTHAIVHRALWEYITAINTVPDESEQEKLRREIFETCQDMLAEMVHTKDGSRVVRQFLAQGGAKDRKQIMKTLKPHIERMCLDDEAQLVLFTALDVTDDTKLLAKSLVSAITTVAQKLYSSPQGRRSLLYLLLPRSRRHFTPAQIASLAETDEIRSRTSKKSPESREEEVRRAASEDLIRWVEQSGESLVREPAGCLIVTDIMLYGEGDKSEATSTLLKALSSPTIPEPHPIDLPPTSRVYKALLQGGHYNHTTGAVERVPTTSWDSSVFANQFLKIVGREATVSMCQGNGNGAFVVAELCEALIRAEASDGRRTLKAWFTDELVKEIEASEAKGKKVLLEKLALL; translated from the exons ATGGCGGCCTTACAAAAAACTGGTAAAAAACGCTCTGCGCCCTCACAAAGTGGACCGAAATCGAAAAAAGTCCATGTTGAAAACTCAAAAGCGGATAAAAAACGAAGCCAACCTGTAACGCGTCCTGTTGTAACCCAAGATTCAGAATCCGGGACAGAGGAGGAATTAGACGAGGTTGAGGAACCTTTGGAAGAGGATGGATTACAAGAGGCAGACGATGACCAGATGCAAGTTGATACCCAGGTGGAACAACGACCCAAAGATCCAAATG CCGCTCGTGAATCTCATAAAGCACAAAAAATTATACATGAACAACGCCGTGCTGCCAAACCCCATTCTACTCTGCTTGTAGATGCCAAAAAAGTCTGGGCACTCGCTCGACAGAAAAACATTCCAACGGCCGAACGAACGAAACATATCAAGGATTTGATGAACGTTATTCGGGGAAAGGTTACAGATATTGTCTTCAAACACGATGCCAGTCGTATCGTGCAGACGGTTGTAAAACATGGAGGccagaaagagagagatgagGTCGCATCAGAATTGAAGGGGAAGTTCAAAGATTTGGCCCAGAACAAATATTCAAAG TTCCTAGTCACCAAACTGATCAAACTATGCCCTTCGCACCGTGCTTCAATTCTTTACGAGTTCCAGCCATACGTTCTCCGAATGTTGCTCCATCGCGAGTCTTCCTCCGTATTAGCTGATTCATTTGAGCTTTACGCCAACGCATACGAACGAACAATCCTATTGCGGGAGTTTTATGGGAAGGAAGCCGGGCTGTTCAGTCTAACCAGTGGTAGTGAGGAAGACAAGGAGAGAGCAAAGAAAGGTCTAAGTGGGGTTCTGGAAGGAGCAGACAACgaaagacgaagaagaatcCTCGGTGCAGTAAAAGACAACCTTGCAACGAT ATTTAATAATTCTGACAAAGGCGCTGTCACCCATGCGATTGTCCATCGAGCATTGTGGGAGTATATCACTGCCATTAACACTGTCCCCGACGAATCAGAACAGGAAAAATTGAGAAGAGAGATCTTCGAAAC GTGTCAAGACATGCTCGCCGAGATGGTGCACACAAAAGACGGAAGCCGCGTCGTCCGTCAATTCCTTGCCCAAGGTGGTGCAAAA GATCGAAAGCAAATTATGAAAACACTAAAACCCCACATCGAGCGTATGTGCCTTGACGATGAAGCGCAGTTAGTCCTGTTCACAGCATTAGATGTGACCGA CGATACTAAACTCCTCGCCAAAAGCCTTGTTTCCGCCATCACTACTGTCGCCCAAAAATTGTACTCCAGTCCCCAAGGTCGTCGAAGTCTTCTTtaccttctccttcctcgaTCAAGACGGCATTTCACCCCTGCTCAGATCGCATCTTTGGCTGAAACAGATGAGATTCGGTCACGGACAAGTAAGAAGAGCCCGGAGAgcagagaggaagaagtgAGACGCGCGGCGAGTGAAGACCTCATAAGATGGGTTGAGCAGTCCGGCGAGAGTTTGGTTCGGGAGCCAGCAGGGTGTTTGATCGTTACCGATATCATGCTCTATGGCGAAGGAG ATAAATCAGAAGCTACTTCAACACTTTTGAAAGCCTTGTCGTCACCAACAATACCGGAACCTCATCCCATTGACCTCCCACCAACATCCCGAGTTTACAAGGCTCTCCTCCAAGGCGGGCACTATAATCACACCACTGGTGCCGTTGAGCGTGTGCCTACGACTTCGTGGGACTCTTCGGTGTTTGCTAACCAGTTCCTCAAAATTGTTGGCCGCGAGGCCACTGTATCCATGTGCCAGGGTAATGGAAATGGGGCGTTCGTGGTTGCAGAACTTTGTGAGGCCTTGATAAGAGCTGAAGCTTCAGATGGGCGGAGAACCTTGAAGGCCTGGTTTACGGATGAGCTGGTAAAGGAGATTGAAGCCAGTGAAGCGAAGGGTAAAAAGGTATTGTTGGAAAAACTAGCTTTACTATAA
- a CDS encoding Cytochrome P450 monooxygenase 105, producing MSILPSLPSPTVASLLVTGALLFFFNVPWNPLQRKRRRHLPPGPPRLPIIGNAHQMPTRDMWAVFAEWGTKYGGIIHVDVIGKPLIILNSRKAAVDLLDMRSAIYSNRPHFVMAGDLVRYDESFTLLPYNARWRAQRRIVAQEFAAGGPVARYHAVQEREARLLVRRLLDAQDSNSNSGTRRRQMRAEELFAEMKLRIGTIIVRIAYGYNVQSPTDPFLTAPLAAIANFAVASAPGNFMVDFIPALKYMPRWMPGAGFLETADKWREILWDATWNVYWWSKSNLDTGKAHTPNLCAHNLRAKAADGATMSKDEEDTLVWAATTVMGAGLDTNTSSALSFLMAMVMYPDVQKKAQAEIDAVLGRERLPCIADMRDMPYVRCVMTEVLRWSPGLPFAIPHSSREDDVYEGYDIPKNAIIMPNVWGMLHNPTDYPDPSQFNPDRYNLSDASMQTVHDLVFGFGRRVCPGKHLAEGTLFAIVSTVLATCDILPALDEDGREVLPQYAYTPGTIMMPEPFSVRLRPRSEHARKLLFETPITVE from the exons ATGTCCAtcctcccttcccttccctccccCACAGTTGCTTCCCTCCTCGTTACGGGagccctcctcttcttctttaacGTGCCATGGAATCCACTCCAGCGTAAGAGAAGACGCCATCTTCCCCCAGGCCCTCCGCGCCTGCCAATCATCGGCAACGCGCACCAGATGCCAACGCGGGATATGTGGGCCGTGTTCGCGGAGTGGGGCACAAAGTACG GCGGGATCATCCACGTCGATGTCATCGGTAAACCGctcatcatcctcaactcGCGCAAGGCCGCCGTCGACCTCCTCGACATGCGCTCCGCGATATATTCAAACAGACCACACTTT GTCATGGCAGGCGATCT GGTACGCTACGACGAGTCCTTCACGCTCCTGCCGTACAACGCGCGGTGGCGCGCACAGCGCCGTATCGTCGCGCAGGAGTTCGCGGCTGGCGGGCCGGTCGCGCGGTATCACGCCGTGCAGGAACGCGAGGCGCGCTTGCTCGTGCGGCGTTTGCTCGACGCGCaggattcaaattcaaattcgggaacgcggcggcggcagatgCGTGCGGAGGAGCTGTTCGCGGAGATGAAGTT GAGGATAGGCACGATTATAGTCCGTATTGCGTATGGGTACAATGTCCAGTCGCCCACGGACCCGTTTTTGACCGCGCCGTTGGCGGCGATCGCGAATTTTGCGGTGGCCTCTGCGCCAGGGAACTTTATGGTCGATTTTATCCCTGCGC TGAAATACATGCCGCGGTGGATGCCTGGTGCGGGGTTTTTGGAAACGGCGGATAAATGGCGCGAGATCCTGTGGGATGCGACGTGGAACGTGTACTGGTGGTCTAAATCAAACTTG GACACGGGGAAAGCGCACACGCCAAACCTCTGTGCACACAATTTGCGAGCTAAGGCTGCGGACGGAGCTACAATGTCaaaggacgaggaagacacACTCGTGTGGGCCGCGACCACCGTCATGGGCGCCGGCCTCGACACG AACACATCGTCCGCGCTGAGCTTCCTCATGGCGATGGTCATGTACCCCGACGTCCAGAAGAAGGCGCAGGCGGAGATCGACGCTGTCCTCGGGCGCGAGCGGCTCCCTTGCATCGCTGATATGCGGGACATGCCGTATGTGCGGTGTGTGATGACCGAGGTCCTCCGTTGGAGTCCTGGGCTGCCTTTTG CTATTCCGCATTCATCACGGGAAGACGATGTTTATGAGGGGTATGATATACCGAAGAACGCTATAATCATGCCCAATGTATG GGGCATGCTCCATAACCCAACAGACTACCCCGACCCATCACAATTCAACCCCGACCGGTACAACCTGTCCGACGCGTCGATGCAAACTGTGCATGACCTCGTCTTTGGTTTTGGGCGGCGTGTGTGCCCCGGGAAGCATCTTGCGGAAGGCACGCTCTTTGCGATTGTGTCGACGGTGCTGGCGACGTGTGATATACTCCCTGCGCTCGATGAGGATGGGAGGGAGGTGCTCCCCCAATACGCATATACGCCCGGGACAATTAT GATGCCAGAACCGTTTTCGGTGCGACTTAGGCCACGCTCAGAGCATGCTAGGAAGTTGCTGTTTGAAACTCCAATAACAGTTGAGTAG
- a CDS encoding (S)-2-haloacid dehalogenase ((S)-2-haloacid dehalogenase H-109) produces the protein MAPIEALLFDVFGTVVDWRGHVVATLQALGARYGAELEGTDWGKFAQDWWSECLKEIGRIATGTSQGSLNSDILHKQILDEQLNKPEWAHVGRLWDETARQSINFSLHRLSGWPDTVDGLHELRKHTITAALSNGNVRLLVDMAKFAGLPWDMIFSTEFFDTFKPNPKVYIDAARHLSLPPEHCALVAAHIYDLRAAAKVGMRSVYIRRPGEDIDPSTGEYVDVKTKENGGDVDYVVGTFLELADVVKRVNAGK, from the exons ATGGCCCCAATCGAAGCACTGCTGTTTGATGTCTTCGGGACGGTTGTCGACTGGCGCGGACATGTTGTTGCTACATTGCAAGCCCTGGGTGCGCGATATGGTGCGGAGCTTGAGG GAACGGACTGGGGAAAATTCGCCCAAGATTGGTGGAGTGAGTGCTTAAAGGAGAT AGGACGAATTGCTACAGGCACCTCGCAGGGTTCATTGAATTCTGATATCCTACACAAACAA ATTTTAGACGAGCAGCTGAACAAGCCGGAATGGGCCCACGTCGGCCGGTTGTGGGATGAAACTGCGCGCCAGTCAATCAACTTCTCTTTGCATCGTCTCAGCG GATGGCCTGACACAGTTGATGGTCTACACGAGCTTAGGAAGCACACCATCACTGCTGCACTATCGAATGGGAATGTCCGTCTGCTCGTCGACATG GCCAAATTCGCAGGTCTGCCGTGGGACATGATATTCTCCACCGAGTTCTTCGACACCTTCAAACC AAATCCCAAAGTTTACATCGACGCAGCGCGTCACCTCTCCCTGCCCCCTGAGCACTGTGCGCTCGTTGCAGCACACATCTACGATCTGCGCGCAGCGGCCAAAGTCGGCATGCGCTCAGTGTACATCCGTCGGCCGGGCGAGGACATCGATCCGAGCACTGGTGAGTATGTAGATGTCAAGACCAAGGAAAATGGAGGGGACGTGGATTACGTGGTAGGAACGTTTTTGGAGCTGGCGGATGTTGTTAAGCGGGTTAATGCTGGGAAGTGA
- a CDS encoding putative glucosamine 6-phosphate N-acetyltransferase 2, which yields MPSFTPDSQLDLLFSPELIPASVKAELGSDLHMRPLAKTDITRSHLSVLSVLTTTPDLTVAQYEQAFNALRACPNTYFTLVIVNRGTDQIVGVGSVFIEQKFTRGLGKVGHIEDIAVDKSMQGRKLGLRVIQALSAISENTGCYKTILNCSDKNIPFYQKCGFEKKENEMARYHNVADRPVHTPRL from the exons ATGCCTTCGTTTACTCCAGACTCTCAACTCGACCTCCTGTTCTCCCCGGAGCTCATTCCTGCGTCGGTGAAAGCAGAGCTCGGCAGTGACCTCCAT ATGCGGCCGCTAGCCAAGACCGATATTACCCGCTCACACCTTTCTGTACTCTCGGTGctgaccaccacaccagACCTCACCGTGGCGCAGTACGAACAAGCATTCAACGCGCTGCGCGCGTGCCCAAACACATACTTCACCCTCGTCATTGTGAACCGCGGGACGGACCAAATCGTTGGCGTTGGCTCTGTCTTCATTGAGCAGAAATTCACGCGTGGATTGGGCAAAGTCGGGCACATTGAGGACATTGCAGTCGACAAGAGCATGCAGGGACGCAAGCTCGGCCTGCGCGTCATCCAGGCGCTTTCGGCTATCAGCGAAAATACGGGGTGCTACAAGACGATTCTGAACTGCAGTGATAAAAACATTC CTTTTTACCAGAAGTGTGGctttgaaaagaaagagaatgaGATGGCCCGGTACCACAACGTCGCCGACAGACCCGTCCATACCCCTAGACTGTGA
- a CDS encoding Pyranose dehydrogenase 3 translates to MSTLLASAVLWLGAIQRVWGIIIDDPADLPLTSFDYVIIGGGTAGLTLANRLTENGATNVLVLEAGRGNEGDLPMPIPFMGPILSPETQYTWNYTVSPQVGLNLRTFEYPRGRVLGGCSSINYLIRQFGTSEDWDRIANLTAEPTWSWANMKQYVQKYDKIVQPLDGHSITGEYIPALHGFGGNVQASLPELSFPIDARVMATLNQPSSEFQYNNDTVGGDQIVLGVGYVQNSSGEGTRSSAYTGYYLAAAARQNFVILTSATVLKLVQTGTTANGLKSFRSVQYAHGTLTLTVTAIREVILSAGAINTPQILQLSGIGNAVDLRKLNITVLINNPAVGSNLYDHTLLPNIFVVQDAVANQTFDDLLRNQAQIEDQINLWIANRTGLFINNIVNHFGFSRITLDPGEEDPAPGPNSPHYEMIFANLFFEKPGPFRPDEGSYFTVGTMLTSPESTGTVKLASADPLAPPIIDPRYLTEAFDIIAMRESVKAVLRFTAAPAWSDWIAGRFGAAFQNATDDASIDAYVRTLTISDMNPVGTASMSMVDDPSGVVGPDLLVKGADGLRIVDASVFPRSPSTHSQGLVYLLAERTADIIKAAQVSSQPPTNQCNANLLCCGNTETANSASSLLVLLGITVSDGNTIVGLSCTPINVIGVSGNSCTGQAVCCATVESNGLVAINCSPVNLPS, encoded by the exons ATGAGCACATTGCTGGCATCCGCTGTGTTATGGCTAGGAGCTATACAACGTGTATGGGGCATTATAATCGACGACCCGGCCGACCTTCCTCTCACGTCCTTTGACTATGTGATCATTGGAG GCGGAACGGCTGGTCTGACGCTCGCAAATCGTCTGACCGAAAACGGCGCGACCAATGTCCTGGTTTTGGAAGCTGGTAGAGG AAACGAAGGGGACCTGCCGATGCCCATCCCCTTCATGGGCCCGATCCTCAGTCCCG AGACACAGTACACGTGGAATTACACCGTCTCGCCCCAAGTCGGTCTGAACCTCCGGACGTTCGAGTACCCACGCGGAAGGGTGCTAGGTGGATGCAGTTCTATCA ATTATTTGATCCGCCAGTTCGGCACAAGTGAGGACTGGGACAGGATTGCGAATTTGACGGCGGAGCCCACCTGGTCATGGGCAAATATGAAGCAGTACGTGCAAAAG TATGACAAAATAGTCCAGCCGCTTGATGGCCATAGCATCACTGGCGAGTACATCCCTGCTCTTCATGGATTTGGTGGAAACGTTCAGGCAAGTCTCCCGGAACTGAGCTTCCCCATCGACGCTCGCGTCATGGCTACGCTCAACCAGCCGTCTTCGGAGTTCCAGTACAACAACGACACGGTGGGCGGGGACCAAATTGTGCTCGGTGTGGGCTATGTTCAGAACAGCTCCGGGGAGGGGACGCGCAGCAGCGCCTACACCGGATACTACCTCGCTGCGGCCGCGAGGCAGAACTTCGTCATTCTAACTTCGGCGACCGTTTTGAAGCTCGTTCAGACTGGAACGACCGCAAACGGGCTTAAGTCGTTTCGGAGCGTACAGTATGCCCATGGGACTTTGACAT TGACAGTGACTGCGATTCGAGAAGTCATTCTTTCCGCAGGGGCTATCAACACGCCGCAGATCCTCCAGCTCTCCGGAATCGGAAATGCAGTTGACTTGCGAAAACTGAACATAACCGTTTTAATCAACAATCCGGCGGTGGGGAGCAACCTTTATGATCACACACTCCTTCCCAACATCTTCGTTGTCCAAGATGCAGTGGCCAACCAGACATTTGACGATTTATTGCGAAACCAGGCCCAGATAGAAGATCAAATAAATCTCTGGATCGCTAATAGAACTGGCCTTTTTATCAATAATATTGTAAACCACTTTGGCTTTTCCCGGATTACGTTGGACCCAGGGGAAGAAGACCCTGCACCGGGTCCCAACTCGCCCCACTACGAGATGATTTTTGCT AATCTTTTTTTCGAAAAGCCTGGGCCCTTTAGACCAGACGAAGGCAGCTATTTTACGGTTGGAACTATGCTAACTAGCCCAGAGTCCA CTGGGACCGTTAAACTTGCCAGTGCAGATCCATTGGCCCCGCCGATCATCGACCCCAGATACCTCACCGAGGCGTTTGACATTATAGCAATGCGAGAGTCCGTCAAAGCCGTATTGCGCTTTACAGCGGCGCCTGCATGGAGCGACTGGATCGCCGGGCGCTTCGGCGCTGCATTCCAAAATGCCACGGACGACGCGTCGATCGACGCCTACGTTCGCACTCTCACAATATCTGACATGAACCCCGTCGGCACTGCGTCCATGTCGATGGTCGATGACCCCTCCGGCGTTGTTGGCCCCGACTTGCTGGTGAAAGGCGCGGATGGACTGCGCATCGTTGATGCGTCTGTTTTT CCTAGGAGCCCTAGTACACACTCACAAGGGCTTGTGTACCTGCTTGCAGAAAGAACAGCAGACATAATCAAAGCCGCGCAAGTTTCTTCGCAGCCGCCTACGAACCAGTGCAACGCCAACCTCCTGTGTTGCGGCAACACTGAAACGGCCAACAGcgcatcctcacttctcgTATTGTTGGGCATCACCGTGAGCGATGGAAACACCATCGTTGGTCTTAGTTGCACCCCCATCAATGTCATAGGTGTTAGTGGAAATTCCTG CACCGGCCAGGCTGTCTGCTGCGCTACCGTTGAATCAA ATGGTCTTGTGGCTATTAACTGCTCTCCCGTCAACCTGCCAAGCTAA
- a CDS encoding Cytochrome P450 monooxygenase 105: MDILTSPTFIASASLGALAVYYLAGSQKRGSRHPPGPRRLPVIGNAHQMPDKDPWLVFGEWGKQYGNIIHVDVFGQSLIIINSTKVAKDLLDKRSSIYSDRPHFKFAGDLYAHPPIVILMNIMIVTIGMPSEFTTTKHLFSSHMARIGENSASMVPRYFSLQDKESARLVRNLIKDPSKFISEVNLRIGIIILRVTYGYYVESADDPFLTTPLLAMANFGKATQPGNFLVDFVPACGQRERNLTMESAVKHIPRWMPGAGFLKTAEEMHKVMWSATWNNYEWCKNNLEAGENITEDDELKLGWAASSVMGGGLDTNVSSVMMFWAAMILNPQIQAKAQAELDSVVGKDRLPTISDRPRLPYIRSIMAEVFRMGPSIPLGQFITCAVFANADKVHPPGIPHAVSEDDVYEGYHIPKGAFILPNVWHMLHDPEVYPDPMEFKPERFNGSESEMKKATDRTLFAIIATTLATCHILPGLDEHGKEVLPKFAYTPGTITFLEPFPMRLKARSPDAVSLLENVPSDVE; encoded by the exons ATGGATATTCTGACTTCCCCCACCTTCATCGCGTCTGCTTCGTTAGGAGCGCTCGCTGTTTATTATCTTGCTGGATCACAAAAGCGGGGATCGCGACATCCTCCAGGCCCGCGGCGTCTCCCAGTGATAGGCAATGCACACCAAATGCCAGACAAAGATCCTTGGCTCGTATTTGGAGAATGGGGGAAGCAATACG GCAATATCATTCACGTCGACGTTTTCGGGCAGTCattgatcatcatcaattCCACAAAGGTGGCCAAAGACCTGCTTGATAAGCGCTCGTCTATTTACTCCGATCGACCCCACTTT AAATTTGCAGGAGATCTGTATGCCCATCCCCCCATTGTCATCCTAATGAATATAATGATAGTGACTATTGGCATGCCTTCAGAGTTCACTACGACGAAACATTTGTTCTCCAGCCATATGGCGAGAATTGGAGAAAATAGCGCC AGCATGGTCCCCCGTTATTTCAGCCTGCAGGACAAAGAATCGGCGAGGCTAGTGCGAAACTTGATCAAAGACCCCAGCAAGTTCATATCTGAGGTCAATCT GCGAATAGGAATCATTATCCTCAGAGTGACGTACGGGTATTACGTTGAGTCTGCAGACGACCCGTTTTTGACAACACCGCTGTTGGCCATGGCGAATTTTGGGAAAGCAACGCAGCCCGGAAATTTCTTGGTCGATTTCGTGCCTGCTT GTGGACAGAGGGAGCGGAATTTAACAATGGAATCTGCAGTGAAGCACATACCTCGATGGATGCCGGGAGCGGGTTTTCTGAAGACTGCTGAAGAAATGCATAAAGTGATGTGGTCAGCAACATGGAACAATTACGAGTGGTGTAAAAACAACTTG GAAGCAGGGGAAAATATCACGGAGGATGACGAGTTGAAACTTGGTTGGGCTGCGTCAAGTGTCATGGGAGGAGGTCTTGATACA AATGTATCCTCGGTTATGATGTTCTGGGCTGCTATGATTCTGAACCCCCAAATCCAAGCAAAGGCGCAGGCAGAACTTGATAGTGTTGTCGGAAAGGATAGATTACCCACCATATCAGATAGGCCGCGATTGCCGTATATCAGGAGCATAATGGCGGAGGTGTTTCGTATGGGTCCTTCTATACCTCTAGGTCAGTTTATCACCTGTGCCGTTTTTGCTAACGCCGACAAAGTCCACCCTCCAGGAATACCCCATGCAGTTAGTGAAGATGATGTTTATGAAGGATATCATATACCCAAGGGCGCCTTTATCTTGCCCAACGTTTG GCACATGTTGCATGACCCAGAAGTCTATCCAGACCCGATGGAGTTCAAACCCGAGAGATTCAACGGCAGCGAATCAGAAATGAAGAAGGCGACAGATC GTACACTCTTTGCGATTATTGCAACTACTCTCGCGACCTGCCATATTCTGCCTGGACTCGATGAACATGGGAAGGAAGTGTTGCCCAAGTTTGCGTACACCCCGGGGACAATTAC TTTCCTGGAGCCATTTCCTATGAGGCTCAAGGCACGCTCTCCGGATGCCGTTTCTTTGTTAGAGAATGTCCCTTCGGATGTTGAGTAA
- a CDS encoding (S)-2-haloacid dehalogenase 4A, whose amino-acid sequence MAPIEALLFDVFGTVVDWRGHIVAKLEAQAARYGEELAGTDWGKFTQDWWSAGLKEIGRIATGASQGPLNSDVLHRLVRDPPTTAMQRRNQSPLSKVLDEVLDSPEWSHVGRLWDETVRQSINFSMHQLNGWPDAADGLHELRKHTIVASLSNGNVRMLLDLSKFAGLPWDMIFSTEFFDTFKPNPKAYLDAARHLSLDPERCALVSAHIQDVRGAANVGMRTVYVRRPGEDIDESTGQHVEVHSKENGGDVDYMVGSFLELVDVIKRVNAAE is encoded by the exons ATGGCCCCGATCGAAGCACTGCTGTTTGATGTTTTCGGAACGGTCGTAGACTGGCGCGGCCATATCGTTGCTAAGCTGGAGGCGCAGGCCGCAAGATATGGGGAGGAGCTTGCGG GCACGGATTGGGGAAAATTCACACAGGATTGGTGGAGTGCGGGTTTAAAGGAGAT AGGACGGATTGCCACAGGCGCTTCACAGGGCCCATTGAATTCCGATGTTCTACACAGACTAGTACGTGATCCTCCCACAACGGCTATGCAACGACGAAACCAATCACCTCTGTCAAAGGTTTTAGATGAGGTGTTAGACTCTCCTGAGTGGTCTCACGTCGGCCGGCTATGGGATGAAACGGTGCGCCAATCGATAAATTTTTCTATGCACCAACTGAACG GATGGCCCGATGCCGCTGATGGTCTGCATGAGCTTAGGAAGCACACTATCGTCGCTTCTCTGTCGAACGGGAATGTTCGTATGCTCCTCGATTTG TCCAAATTTGCAGGCCTACCATGGGACATGATATTTTCCACCGAGTTCTTTGATACCTTCAAACC GAACCCGAAAGCTTATCTCGACGCCGCACGCCACCTCTCGCTCGATCCGGAGCGTTGCGCGCTCGTCTCAGCGCACATCCAGGACGTGCGCGGTGCGGCTAATGTCGGTATGCGCACAGTGTACGTCCGCCGGCCGGGCGAGGACATCGATGAGAGCACGGGGCAGCATGTGGAGGTCCACAGCAAGGAGAATGGCGGTGATGTGGATTACATGGTAGGGTCATTTTTGGAGCTAGTGGATGTTATTAAGCGCGTTAACGCTGCTGAGTGA